One window from the genome of Thalassospira xiamenensis M-5 = DSM 17429 encodes:
- the hutG gene encoding N-formylglutamate deformylase codes for MTKSNPVEVRHGDGPIVLGLPHTGTYVPDDIAAKLNDRGRELADTDWHIHTLYDGLLDNVTTVRATFHRYVIDANRDPAGVSLYPGQNTTTLVPLTDFDGENIWDQAPDDDDIAFRAHHFHRAYHQALAGELDRVREKHGVAILYDCHSIRSHIPFLFDGKLPDFNIGTNLGTTCDPVIEAAARDVCAAAKDYTSIVNGRFKGGWTTRHYGRPDINQHAIQMELAQSTYLQAEAAPWAYDESRAAKLRTHLTSILEKLAELAPTLRGKS; via the coding sequence ATGACCAAGAGCAATCCGGTTGAAGTCAGGCACGGCGATGGTCCCATCGTTCTGGGATTGCCCCATACGGGGACCTATGTTCCAGACGACATTGCCGCAAAACTGAATGATCGCGGGCGCGAACTTGCCGATACGGATTGGCATATCCACACGCTTTATGACGGGCTTCTCGATAATGTCACGACGGTTCGGGCAACGTTCCATCGTTACGTGATCGATGCCAATCGCGACCCGGCAGGGGTCAGTTTGTATCCCGGTCAGAACACCACTACCTTGGTGCCGCTGACTGATTTTGATGGTGAAAACATCTGGGATCAGGCACCTGACGACGATGATATCGCATTTCGCGCCCATCATTTTCACAGAGCCTATCATCAGGCATTGGCAGGCGAGCTTGACCGGGTCCGCGAAAAGCATGGGGTCGCGATCCTCTATGATTGTCATTCGATCAGATCGCATATCCCGTTCCTGTTTGACGGGAAGCTTCCCGATTTCAATATTGGCACCAATCTGGGGACGACCTGCGATCCGGTGATCGAGGCGGCAGCGCGCGATGTCTGTGCCGCGGCGAAGGATTACACCAGCATCGTTAATGGCCGTTTCAAAGGCGGCTGGACCACGCGCCATTACGGTCGCCCCGATATCAATCAGCACGCCATCCAGATGGAATTGGCGCAATCAACCTATCTTCAGGCCGAGGCAGCACCCTGGGCCTATGACGAAAGCCGTGCCGCAAAACTGCGCACGCATCTGACTTCCATTCTTGAAAAATTGGCCGAACTGGCCCCGACGTTAAGAGGCAAATCATGA
- a CDS encoding TRAP transporter substrate-binding protein: MKRREFLTASVAGAGAAAMAATFATPAIAQDKRQWNMVTAWPKNLPGPGVAAQKLADRITTLSGGRIEVKLHAAGELVPGNGVFDAVAEGTADIYHAVPAYWGSKSKGILLFGSQPFGLRADEQVGWLTHGGGQELYDEIYGQFGLKPFLCGNSGPQWAGWFRNEIKSAEDLKGLKFRTTGLASEMCAKLGMAVQAMGGRDMFQALQSGALDAGEFIGPWSDSALGFYQVAKNYYWPGVGEPSSAEECAVNAKAYADLPDDLKAVVKFACDSLYNEVWTEYETKHAMALKQLVAEQEVQVRMLPDDVIEAMGKAAAEVIGELRESDDALTRKTTESFVAYRDLIGGYMTYADNGQMNARAKVLGF; the protein is encoded by the coding sequence ATGAAAAGACGTGAATTTCTGACTGCCAGTGTTGCGGGTGCCGGGGCTGCCGCCATGGCGGCAACCTTTGCAACGCCAGCCATTGCACAGGATAAACGCCAATGGAACATGGTAACCGCATGGCCCAAAAACCTGCCTGGGCCGGGTGTTGCCGCACAGAAACTGGCTGATCGCATCACGACCCTTTCGGGTGGCCGGATCGAGGTCAAATTGCATGCTGCCGGTGAACTGGTGCCGGGCAACGGCGTGTTTGATGCGGTTGCCGAAGGGACTGCGGACATTTATCACGCGGTTCCGGCTTATTGGGGATCAAAATCCAAGGGCATTCTTCTGTTCGGGTCGCAGCCGTTTGGCCTGCGTGCAGACGAACAGGTTGGCTGGCTGACCCATGGTGGCGGTCAGGAACTTTATGACGAGATTTATGGCCAGTTTGGCCTGAAACCGTTCTTGTGCGGGAACTCTGGTCCGCAGTGGGCTGGCTGGTTCCGTAATGAAATCAAATCGGCCGAAGACCTTAAGGGGCTTAAATTTCGTACCACCGGCCTTGCCTCGGAAATGTGTGCCAAGCTTGGCATGGCGGTTCAGGCCATGGGCGGGCGTGACATGTTCCAGGCATTGCAGTCCGGTGCGCTTGATGCAGGCGAGTTCATCGGTCCGTGGTCCGATAGTGCGCTTGGCTTCTATCAGGTTGCCAAGAATTACTATTGGCCCGGTGTGGGCGAGCCGTCCTCGGCCGAGGAATGTGCAGTGAATGCCAAGGCATATGCCGACCTTCCCGACGACCTTAAGGCCGTGGTCAAATTTGCCTGTGACAGCCTTTATAACGAGGTCTGGACCGAGTACGAGACCAAGCATGCGATGGCCCTGAAACAGCTTGTTGCCGAGCAGGAAGTGCAGGTGCGCATGTTGCCCGATGATGTGATCGAAGCAATGGGCAAGGCTGCAGCCGAAGTGATTGGCGAGCTTCGCGAAAGCGATGATGCGCTGACGCGCAAAACGACTGAGAGCTTTGTTGCCTATCGTGATCTTATTGGCGGCTACATGACCTATGCCGATAATGGTCAGATGAATGCGCGCGCCAAGGTCCTTGGCTTCTGA
- a CDS encoding Lrp/AsnC family transcriptional regulator — MGFLQFQGAIAGFMADAIDLKILAKLQKDCTQSLESLSDSVGLSPTSCYRRIKKLESDGVIRARCAILDEKKLGFQVTAMFLIKLEKDSADIDQRMQQILKNRPEIQHCYLIAGDFDFVMIAKFRDATEYTDYIYHFLETYADIPIQTYTSKLVVRTVRQDWALPL; from the coding sequence ATGGGGTTTTTGCAATTTCAGGGGGCTATTGCAGGATTTATGGCAGATGCGATTGATCTGAAGATTTTGGCGAAGCTCCAGAAAGACTGTACGCAAAGTCTGGAATCGCTTAGCGACAGCGTCGGGCTATCCCCGACAAGCTGTTATCGACGGATCAAGAAACTCGAAAGCGACGGGGTCATTCGCGCGCGCTGCGCAATCCTTGATGAAAAGAAACTCGGCTTTCAGGTCACTGCCATGTTTCTGATAAAGCTTGAAAAAGATAGCGCCGATATCGATCAACGCATGCAGCAGATCCTCAAAAACCGGCCTGAAATCCAGCATTGCTATCTGATCGCCGGTGATTTTGATTTTGTGATGATCGCCAAATTCCGCGATGCGACGGAATATACCGATTACATCTATCACTTCCTCGAAACCTACGCCGATATCCCGATCCAGACCTATACCTCCAAACTGGTGGTCCGTACCGTCCGGCAGGACTGGGCCCTACCGCTTTAG
- a CDS encoding TRAP transporter large permease: MEYLDLLMFAALMGCILLGFPVSFSIAGVAVIFAFIGWATDAMNIALMGALGQRVFGVLTNDVLIAIPLFVLMGVVLERSRIAEDLLHTMGRVFGQLRGGLGISVVLVGALLAASTGIVGATVIAMGMIALPTMLRTGYNPKMASGLVCTAGTLGQIIPPSTLLIILSDVMSSAYQQAQYEQGKFTIETISVGQIFAGALIPGLTLVVIYIAYILLRGFFRPNDMPPVKSDDGRPDMGEVIRAILPPVMLIIAVLGAILGGVATPTEAASVGAIGAILMAGVRQGANRKLVLSGTAALLILAVMAGIAPVRFQRNDLTGFDYVLGAGYVVLAIAGIAAIAACLRQAWKADVLKSALTSTMTVTAMIFATILTASMFSLVFIGLGGEDHVAEILESMPGGPMGALFFCMAVIFVLGFFLDFVEITVILLPLIAPGLIMMGHDPVWLAILIAINLQTSFLTPPFGFSLFYLRSAAPPEITTGQIYAGVVPFIALQVFGIFVIWLWPSLAQWLPSVVF, translated from the coding sequence ATGGAATACCTTGATTTATTGATGTTTGCGGCCCTGATGGGCTGCATTTTGCTTGGTTTTCCGGTGTCGTTTTCCATCGCTGGTGTGGCGGTGATTTTTGCCTTTATCGGTTGGGCAACGGACGCGATGAATATTGCGCTGATGGGCGCCCTTGGTCAGCGGGTGTTTGGTGTTCTGACCAATGACGTGCTGATTGCCATTCCGCTTTTCGTCCTCATGGGTGTGGTGCTGGAAAGATCGCGCATTGCCGAAGACTTGCTTCATACAATGGGCCGGGTGTTTGGCCAGTTGCGCGGTGGTCTTGGCATTTCGGTCGTGCTGGTCGGGGCGTTGCTGGCGGCATCGACGGGGATTGTTGGTGCAACCGTGATTGCCATGGGCATGATTGCGCTTCCGACCATGTTGCGTACTGGCTATAACCCGAAAATGGCATCGGGGCTTGTATGCACGGCGGGTACGCTGGGGCAGATCATTCCGCCGTCTACGCTTTTGATTATCCTGTCTGATGTGATGTCGTCGGCCTATCAGCAGGCACAGTACGAACAGGGCAAGTTCACCATCGAAACCATTTCGGTCGGGCAGATTTTTGCAGGGGCCCTCATCCCCGGTCTGACGCTGGTGGTGATTTATATTGCCTATATCCTGTTGCGTGGTTTTTTCCGGCCAAATGATATGCCGCCGGTCAAAAGTGACGATGGCCGCCCGGATATGGGCGAGGTAATCCGGGCTATCCTGCCACCGGTGATGCTGATCATTGCGGTTTTGGGCGCGATCCTTGGTGGTGTCGCCACCCCGACAGAGGCCGCATCGGTCGGCGCGATTGGCGCGATCCTGATGGCCGGTGTACGGCAGGGAGCAAACCGGAAGCTAGTCCTGTCGGGGACTGCGGCCCTTCTGATCCTTGCTGTTATGGCCGGGATTGCCCCGGTCCGGTTTCAGCGAAATGATCTGACCGGGTTTGATTATGTTCTGGGCGCGGGATATGTCGTTTTGGCGATTGCCGGCATTGCCGCGATTGCCGCGTGCCTGAGACAGGCATGGAAGGCGGACGTTCTGAAATCCGCACTGACATCGACGATGACCGTTACGGCGATGATCTTTGCCACCATCCTGACCGCCAGCATGTTTTCGCTGGTATTTATCGGGTTGGGCGGCGAAGACCATGTGGCGGAAATCCTTGAATCCATGCCCGGTGGCCCGATGGGGGCGCTGTTCTTCTGCATGGCGGTGATTTTCGTTCTGGGCTTCTTCCTTGATTTCGTTGAAATCACGGTGATCCTGCTGCCGCTGATAGCCCCCGGACTGATTATGATGGGCCATGATCCGGTATGGCTGGCGATCCTGATTGCGATCAATCTGCAGACATCGTTCCTGACCCCGCCATTCGGGTTTTCGCTGTTTTATCTGCGCAGTGCCGCGCCTCCGGAAATCACCACCGGACAGATTTATGCCGGTGTGGTGCCGTTCATAGCACTTCAGGTGTTTGGCATTTTCGTAATCTGGTTGTGGCCGTCTTTGGCGCAATGGTTGCCAAGCGTGGTTTTCTGA
- the hutU gene encoding urocanate hydratase translates to MSNNPRHNQRDVYPATGTEITAKSWLTEAPMRMLMNNLHPDVAENPHELVVYGGIGRAARTWKDFDQIVASLKELEDDQTLLVQSGKPVGVFRTHKDAPRVLIANSNLVPHWANWDHFNELDKKGLAMYGQMTAGSWIYIGSQGIVQGTYETFVEAGRQHYGGSLKGKWILTGGLGGMGGAQPLAAVMAGACCLAVECDETRADFRLRTRYVDEKTHSLDEALAMIDRWTKAGEAKSVALIGNAADVFPELVKRGVRPDIVTDQTSAHDPVHGYLPQGWSVAEWREKQESDPKAVAKAARASMRVQVEAMVAFHDAGIPTVDYGNNIRQMALEEGLENAFAFPGFVPAYIRPLFCKGIGPFRWAALSGDPEDIYKTDQKVKELIPDDKHLHNWLDMARERISFQGLPARICWVGLGQRHRLGLAFNEMVKNGELKAPVVIGRDHLDSGSVASPNRETEAMKDGSDAVSDWPLLNALLNTASGATWVSLHHGGGVGMGFSQHSGMVICCDGTEDAARRVERVLWNDPATGVMRHADAGYEIALDCAREHGLNLPGILGK, encoded by the coding sequence ATGAGCAACAATCCGCGGCATAACCAGCGCGACGTCTATCCGGCAACCGGCACGGAAATCACTGCCAAAAGCTGGCTGACCGAAGCACCGATGCGCATGTTGATGAATAACCTGCATCCGGACGTTGCCGAAAACCCGCATGAACTTGTGGTTTATGGCGGTATCGGCCGGGCGGCACGTACCTGGAAGGATTTTGACCAGATCGTTGCCAGCCTGAAGGAACTGGAAGATGACCAGACTCTTTTGGTGCAGTCGGGCAAGCCGGTTGGCGTGTTTCGCACCCACAAGGATGCACCGCGTGTTTTGATTGCGAACTCCAACCTTGTGCCGCATTGGGCCAACTGGGATCATTTCAACGAACTCGATAAAAAAGGTCTGGCGATGTATGGCCAGATGACGGCGGGGTCGTGGATTTATATCGGATCACAGGGCATCGTTCAGGGCACCTATGAAACCTTTGTCGAGGCCGGGCGTCAGCACTATGGCGGCAGCCTTAAGGGCAAATGGATCCTGACAGGTGGTCTTGGCGGGATGGGCGGTGCACAGCCATTGGCCGCGGTTATGGCCGGTGCGTGCTGTCTGGCCGTGGAATGCGATGAAACGCGGGCCGATTTCCGTCTTCGTACCCGTTATGTCGATGAAAAAACCCATTCGTTGGACGAAGCATTGGCGATGATTGATCGCTGGACCAAGGCGGGCGAGGCGAAGTCGGTTGCCCTGATCGGCAATGCTGCCGACGTGTTCCCGGAACTGGTCAAGCGTGGCGTTCGCCCGGATATCGTCACCGATCAGACATCGGCCCATGACCCGGTGCATGGTTACCTGCCACAGGGTTGGTCTGTTGCGGAATGGCGCGAAAAGCAGGAATCTGATCCGAAAGCGGTGGCAAAGGCCGCGCGCGCATCGATGCGCGTTCAGGTCGAGGCGATGGTTGCCTTCCACGATGCCGGTATCCCGACGGTCGATTACGGCAACAATATCCGTCAGATGGCCCTCGAAGAAGGGCTGGAAAATGCCTTTGCGTTTCCGGGCTTTGTTCCGGCCTATATCCGGCCGTTGTTCTGCAAGGGGATCGGACCGTTCCGCTGGGCGGCACTTTCGGGCGATCCCGAGGATATCTACAAGACGGATCAGAAGGTTAAGGAACTGATCCCGGATGACAAACACCTGCATAACTGGCTGGATATGGCGCGTGAACGCATTTCGTTCCAGGGCTTGCCGGCACGTATTTGCTGGGTCGGTCTGGGGCAGCGGCACCGTTTGGGGCTGGCATTTAACGAGATGGTCAAAAATGGCGAGTTGAAAGCCCCGGTGGTGATCGGTCGCGACCATCTCGACAGTGGTTCGGTCGCAAGCCCGAACCGCGAAACCGAGGCGATGAAAGATGGCTCGGATGCGGTCAGTGACTGGCCGTTGCTTAATGCGCTGCTGAACACGGCATCGGGGGCCACCTGGGTTTCGTTGCATCACGGCGGCGGTGTCGGAATGGGCTTTTCGCAGCATTCCGGCATGGTGATTTGTTGTGACGGCACGGAAGATGCCGCACGCAGGGTCGAACGCGTCCTTTGGAATGATCCGGCAACCGGTGTGATGCGTCATGCCGATGCGGGATATGAAATCGCACTGGATTGCGCACGAGAACACGGGCTTAATCTTCCCGGGATTCTCGGCAAGTAA
- a CDS encoding TRAP transporter small permease subunit, protein MQRLADALDQVNQWTGMTVRWFALLMVLLQFAVVLLRYVFGFSSIALNESVLYLHSGLFMLGAGYTLLVDRHVRVDIFYAAAHETTKARIDVFGYVVLAIPSMATLLYWSWPSVVNAVSMLEGAISVGGIPAVWLLKSLIPAFCILLIIQSVACLLRQIIILRGRAA, encoded by the coding sequence ATGCAACGCCTTGCTGATGCGCTGGATCAGGTGAACCAGTGGACCGGAATGACCGTGCGGTGGTTTGCACTTCTGATGGTTCTTTTGCAGTTTGCCGTGGTTTTGCTACGCTATGTTTTCGGGTTCAGTTCGATCGCGTTGAATGAAAGCGTGCTTTACCTGCATTCCGGGCTTTTCATGCTGGGCGCAGGTTATACGCTTCTGGTCGATCGACATGTGCGGGTCGATATTTTCTATGCCGCGGCACACGAAACGACCAAGGCCAGGATTGATGTCTTTGGCTATGTCGTGCTTGCGATCCCGTCGATGGCGACATTGCTGTATTGGTCATGGCCGTCGGTGGTTAATGCAGTTTCGATGCTGGAAGGCGCGATTTCGGTGGGGGGGATTCCGGCCGTCTGGTTGCTTAAATCCCTGATTCCGGCCTTTTGTATTCTTTTGATTATTCAGTCGGTTGCCTGTCTTCTGCGGCAAATTATCATTTTGCGGGGGCGTGCCGCCTGA